A single window of Culicoides brevitarsis isolate CSIRO-B50_1 chromosome 3, AGI_CSIRO_Cbre_v1, whole genome shotgun sequence DNA harbors:
- the LOC134834067 gene encoding superkiller complex protein 2, which produces MSFDPKWLTDPPQIYEDPKERLLNYIINPHLPEIHDPKPHYFPGEVDIYDLFHIPDCPHSTEIVPVRDEEGHVIDFEEISKEDSGTASTSMSLRRAPGPMKKETRGDHGNFPFWPGGFDEPDEVEKMLDDFDIDNLDFEHNLLTIPPGFKEGMVFDKFTEEVDEVIDLLKVIETEADEVKLGEIVPSETKKEEKELKSEMTLTEYNAEIDEFLDTLTEEMNVLRISEAPDTKLDKTEWAEMLDVTQPVKDFHLKVPDPAHVFPFELDTFQKQAIIKLEEHHHVLVAAHTSAGKTAVAEYGIALSRRHGTRAIYTSPIKALSNQKYHDFKKTFGDVGLITGDIQIDGDSSCLIMTTEILKSMLYCGSDVTRDLEYVIFDEVHYMNDPERGHVWEEVFILLPAHVCIVMLSATIPNTMEFANWVGRTKRRKVFVMQTLKRPVPLQHFLYTGCGGKSRNDIFMIVNEKSEFLLGEYNKAKTSKLERQKDMQKTHNVIKAQRNFNPQQEKTLWVGLVDYLRRNDKMPVIAFTLSRNRCDSNAESLASTDLCSAHEKFKINATFQRCLQRLKPIDRQLPQVKQLQLCLERGIGIHHSGILPILKEVVEILFQNGLVKLLFATETFAMGVNMPARTVIFDSVKKFNGKETRVLEPAEYTQMAGRAGRRGLDKSGTVIIVCKQDIPPDVTLRGMILGKSKKLESQFRLTYAMILNLLRVERLTVEDMMSHSFREFFKQSKIPEQKTMLEELQNKIDALKQLDDHLKPMCEFYQAAKVYIKAWNETMPMYMTQQKVQNDLRPGKLLIISYKNHCNKLAVLLSVPKTVKTDSQYKVLVLENQTSPFSDDTKEDLWYKMLSLSVPFKKFMPDGAGGHQVLVIQAEHICEITKKTLGSLECDKILQNWDQRQIPRFKDTPASASVLRALTELKTLTDEYNQDPSTISMVSFMNDLEVFEAMNELKKLRQAVEIHESCTDIPNFEVEFDKVYQRKSLEYQLHELRFKISKESLSLYPDYVNKVKVLQDLNYVDSTHQVTMKGRVACQMSQNELIMTELIFRNILTELEPAEIAAIMSALVFQEKTESEPNLTKVLEKGMQELQIVDNDIHTVEMQYNVGSNDDMQGKDKLNFGLMEVVYEWARNKPFAEIMELTDVKEGIIVRCIQQLNEILKDVKDAARIIGNSTLPNKMEEASNAIKRDIVFAASLYTTDDQIFVGDDEEN; this is translated from the exons ATGTCTTTTGAT CCAAAATGGTTAACCGATCCCCCTCAAATTTACGAGGATCCTAAAGAACGTTTGCTAAATTACATCATCAATCCCCACTTACCTGAGATCCATGACCCGAAGCCCCATTATTTTCCCGGTGAAGTTGACATCTATGATTTATTTCATATTCCCGATTGTCCTCACAGCACGGAAATCGTTCCCGTGAGAGATGAGGAAGGTCATGTCATtgattttgaggaaatttcaaaagagg attctGGCACGGCTTCAACTTCAATGTCGCTGCGAAGAGCTCCAGGGCCCATGAAAAAAGAAACACGTGGCGATCACGGCAATTTTCCGTTTTGGCCTGGAGGCTTTGATGAACCGGATGAAGTTGAAAAGATGCTTGATGACTTTGATATCGACAATTTGGATTTCGaacataatttattaactaTCCCGCCTGGCTTTAAAGAAGGAATggttttcgataaatttaccGAGGAAGTTGACGAAGTCATCGATTTGCTAAAAGTTATTGAAACAGAAGCAGATGAAGTAAAATTAGGTGAAATTGTTCCAAgcgaaacgaaaaaagaagaaaaagaactaAAAAGCGAAATGACTCTCACGGAATATAATGCCGAAATTGATGAATTCCTCGATACGTTAACTGAAGAAATGAATGTACTGCGCATTTCAGAAGCACCCGATACCAAATTAGATAAAACTGAGTGGGCCGAAATGCTGGATGTTACTCAGCCAGTGAAGGACTTTCATCTTAAGGTGCCCGATCCGGCTCACGTGTTCCCCTTCGAGCTAGATACGTTTCAGAAACAAGCGATTATCAAGTTGGAGGAACATCATCACGTACTGGTAGCTGCTCACACGAGTGCTGGAAAGACGGCAGTTGCGGAATACGGAATCGCATTAAGTCGTCGTCATGGGACTCGAGCTATCTACACTTCACCGATCAAAGCTTTGTCCAATCAAAaatatcacgattttaagaaGACTTTTGGTGACGTTGGACTAATTACGGGAGACATTCAAATCGATGGCGATAGTTCTTGTCTCATTATGACGACGGAAATCCTCAAATCGATGCTTTATTGCGGCAGTGATGTGACACGCGACTTGGAATATGTCATTTTTGATGAGGTGCATTACATGAATGATCCGGAGCGGGGTCACGTTTGGGAAGAAGTGTTCATTTTGTTGCCAGCGCATGTCTGCATCGTCATGTTAAGTGCCACGATTCCCAACACCATGGAATTTGCCAATTGGGTGGGACGAACGAAACGGAGAAAAGTCTTTGTTATGCAGACTTTGAAGCGTCCGGTGCCACtgcaacattttttgtacacCGGATGTGGTGGAAAAAGTCGTAACGACATTTTCATGATCGTCAATgaaaaaagtgagtttttaCTTGGCGAATATAACAAAGCGAAGACCTCAAAGCTGGAGCGCCAAAAGGATATGCAAAAGACGCACAACGTTATCAAGGCTCAACGAAACTTTAATCcgcaacaagaaaaaactttgtgGGTCGGACTCGTAGATTACCTTCGTCGGAACGATAAGATGCCAGTAATTGCCTTCACTTTATCCCGAAATCGATGTGATAGCAATGCCGAGAGTCTGGCATCAACGGATCTTTGTTCAgcacatgaaaaattcaaaattaacgCGACATTTCAACGGTGTTTGCAACGTCTGAAGCCTATTGATAGACAATTGCCGCAAGTAAAGCAACTCCAGCTGTGTTTGGAACGCGGAATTGGTATTCATCACAGTGGTATTTTGCCAATTTTAAAGGAAGtcgttgaaattttgttccaaaacGGTTTAGTGAAGCTTTTATTTGCCACCGAAACTTTTGCAATGGGCGTCAATATGCCAGCAAGAACGGTAATTTTCGATTCCGTCAAGAAATTTAACGGAAAAGAAACGCGAGTCTTAGAGCCAGCAGAATACACGCAAATGGCAGGCCGTGCAGGACGTCGAGGTCTCGATAAAAGTGGAACCGTCATAATCGTATGCAAGCAAGATATTCCTCCAGATGTCACGTTGCGAGGAATGATCTTGGGAAAGTCCAAAAAACTCGAATCACAATTTCGTCTTACGTACGCGATGATTTTGAATTTGCTGCGTGTCGAAAGATTAACGGTCGAGGACATGATGAGTCATAGTTTCCGTGAGTTTTTCAAGCAAAGTAAAATTCCCGAGCAAAAAACTATGCTTGAAGAgctgcaaaataaaattgatgcgTTGAAGCAGCTAGACGATCACTTGAAACCAATGTGCGAGTTTTATCAAGCGGCGAAAGTTTACATTAAAGCCTGGAACGAAACCATGCCGATGTACATGACccaacaaaaagttcaaaatgacCTCCGTCCAGGCAAATTGTTGattatttcatacaaaaatcatTGTAACAAACTCGCCGTTTTGCTATCGGTTCCAAAAACCGTTAAAACGGATTCACAATACAAAGTTTTAGTTTTGGAGAATCAAACCTCACCATTTAGCGATGACACGAAGGAAGATTTGTGGTACAAGATGCTATCCCTCTCAGTGccatttaagaaatttatgccTGATGGAGCGGGTGGACATCAAGTTCTCGTGATCCAAGCGGAACACATTTGTGAAATAACGAAAAAGACTCTCGGTTCATTGGAATGCGACAAAATCCTACAAAACTGGGATCAACGGCAAATTCCACGTTTCAAGGATACTCCAGCAAGTGCCTCTGTACTTAGAGCTCTCACAGAGCTCAAAACACTTACGGACGAATACAATCAAGATCCATCAACTATCAGCATGGTTTCATTCATGAACGACTTGGAAGTATTCGAAGCGATGAATGAGCTGAAAAAGTTGAGACAAGCAGTGGAAATTCACGAAAGTTGTACAGATATCCCGAATTTCGAGGTGGAATTCGATAAAGTTTATCAAAGAAAATCTCTGGAGTACCAGTTGCACGAATTGAGATTCAAAATTTCGAAAGAAAGCTTGTCCTTGTATCCAGATTACGTTAACAAGGTGAAGGTTTTGCAGGATTTGAATTATGTTGATAGCACGCATCAAGTTACGATGAAGGGTCGTGTTGCCTGCCAAATGAGTCAAAATGAGTTGATTATGACGGAGTTgattttcagaaatattttgacgGAACTCGAACCGGCAGAAATTGCTGCAATAATGTCGGCGTTGGtctttcaagaaaaaactGAAAGTGAACCGAATCTCACGAAAGTTTTGGAAAAA GGAATGCAAGAGTTGCAAATTGTCGACAACGACATTCACACCGTGGAGATGCAATACAACGTTGGAAGCAACGACGACATGCAGGGCAAGGACAAATTAAACTTTGGACTTATGGAAGTCGTGTATGAATGGGCGCGAAACAAACCATTTGCCGAAATAATGGAACTAACAGATGTCAAAGAAGGCATTATTGTGCGGTGCATTCaacaattgaatgaaattctcaAGGATGTGAAAGATGCAGCACGAATTATTGGTAATTCAACACTTCCGAACAAAATGGAGGAAGCATCGAATGCCATTAAGCGCGATATTGTATTTGCTGCAAGTTTGTACACGACAGacgatcaaatttttgttggagATGATGAAGaaaactag
- the LOC134834070 gene encoding dehydrogenase/reductase SDR family protein 7-like yields the protein MEENPEEKWTYYGALVKTAKYCFLPYLVMQILGYLKEKRYRDCLPGKVVLITGASSGLGEELAHTFYKAGCKLILCARRKEELERVRTDLLATCSQETVFPPIVFPLNVADLNGMQEKVEKILEIYGFVDILINNAGLSVRGSVMECVDDVYIKLMMVNFFGTYKLTRCLLPSMIARKEGRIVCIGSVQGKFALPNRSAYSASKHALQAFCDSLRAEVADDGIKVTLVSPGYIQTNLSRNALTGTGKVYGKLDETTAKGASAKDVAAFVLKAVLRDQKDVVTAGLAPRLAIWLRSWLPDIYFEIMRRRATKERKSL from the exons ATGGAAGAAAATCCCGAAGAAAAATGGACGTATTACGGAGCCTTAGttaaaactgccaaatatTGTTTCCTGCCTTATTTAGTAATGCAAATTCTGGGATATTTGAAGGAGAAACGTTATCGTGACTGTCTGCCAGGAAAAGTAGTTTTAATTACAGGCGCCAGTTCCGGACTAGGCGAAGAATTGG cACACACATTCTACAAGGCAGGCTGTAAATTGATTTTGTGTGCACGACGAAAGGAAGAACTGGAACGTGTCCGGACGGATTTGCTCGCTACTTGCAGTCAAGAGACAGTATTTCCACCAATTGTGTTCCCGCTGAACGTGGCCGACCTCAATGGAATGCaggaaaaagtcgaaaaaattctcgaGATTTACGGATTTGtcgatattttgataaataatgcGGGTCTCAGTGTTCGTGGCTCCGTGATGGAATGTGTTGACGATGTCTACATCAAATTAATGATGGTTAATTTCTTCGGGACATACAAATTGACACGTTGTCTGCTACCATCGATGATAGCCCGTAAAGAAGGTCGAATTGTGTGCATTGGAAGTGTTCAGGGAAAGTTTGCGTTGCCAAATCGTTCGGCGTATTCGGCATCGAAGCATGCCTTGCAAGCATTTTGCGATTCACTCAGAGCTGAAGTGGCCGATGATGGAATAAAAGTTACTTTAGTTAGTCCCGGATACATTCAGACGAATTTGTCGCGGAATGCGCTGACGGGAACGGGAAAAGTTTATGGCAAATTGGATGAAACGACGGCAAAAGGAGCAAGTGCTAAAGATGTGGCTGCTTTTGTGTTGAAAGCAGTTTTGCGTGATCAAAAGGATGTTGTAACGGCTGGACTGGCCCCTAGACTGGCTATTTGGTTGAGATCTTGGCTGCCAGATATTTACTTTGAGATAATGCGACGCAGAGCAACGAAAGAACGGAAATCGTTGTAA
- the LOC134834071 gene encoding large ribosomal subunit protein uL16m translates to MSLYKFRPLLNQLLAVRATISTQTCGLKNFPAPVDYSNVEFAEKPKLPFLPKVPQYPPNLRPPKMQKRLRYMRGPEPIHNTFLHKQYGIVATGGGRLRWGHLEMVRLTLGRKIDTNRMFAMWRIDPPWQPLTKKGQGSRMGKGKGSIDHYVTPIKRGRVIIELAGKCEFAEVQGWLQQIADKLPFKAMAMSQEMMDQVKLEEERIEKENLNPWPLKYVIQNNLGGCHRWLKPIDHKHFGKYT, encoded by the exons ATGAGTCTTTACAAATTTCGACCATTATTGAATCAACTTCTTGCTGTCAGAGCCACTATCAGCACACAAACATGtggattgaaaaattttcctgctCCAGTTGATTACAGCA atGTCGAGTTTGCTGAGAAACCAAAACTACCATTTTTACCAAAAGTCCCGCAATATCCGCCAAATTTGCGTCCGCCTAAGATGCAAAAGAGACTGCGGTACATGCGTGGTCCCGAGCCTATTCACAATACTTTCCTGCACAAGCAATACGGAATTGTGGCGACGGGCGGCGGACGTCTTCGTTGGGGTCACTTGGAAATGGTGCGTCTGACACTCGGTCGTAAAATTGACACGAATCGAATGTTTGCAATGTGGCGAATCGATCCGCCATGGCAACCGCTGACGAAAAAAGGTCAAGGTTCTCGTATGGGTAAGGGAAAGGGCTCGATCGATCATTATGTGACACCAATTAAAAGGGGTCGTGTAATTATTGAGCTGGCTGGCAAGTGTGAATTTGCCGAAGTTCAAGGTTGGTTGCAGCAAATCGCCGATAAACTGCCATTCAAAGCCATGGCAATGTCACAAGAAATGATGGACCAGGTGAAATTGGAAGAGGAGagaattgaaaaagaaaacttaaatCCGTGGCCTCTAAAATACgtcattcaaaataatttgggTGGATGTCACCGGTGGTTGAAGCCGATCGATCATAAGCATTTTGGCAAATACACGTAA
- the LOC134834068 gene encoding uncharacterized protein LOC134834068, with protein MPVEDKSEEIDSPKKTRGGKVAVKTENISPSEQSGTPARRVTRRTSQLDDNNDDEVVASPAIGTRRSTRTRKNTTDEAVDTPGRRNTRRTSVEPAAPAQVGTPQRRTTRASSIQSEDGNSSAVPGQKQPTQATIQEEDLPVGRRTRASSVTSDDGSVANAATPKKRGRKSLAANVKIIEPVIEEIEENHSPSRPTTRSMSNSPANVSEKTSSPLKPKSPLVTKTPEVIKEEDNADETIKTIAKDISQKLSNDMLESPDMFSSPAASKTKNDNSLLLSSGKKNANTPDRSVVEPMTPNGKTPKSSKNTPTSAAKQQTPKTQTPASAVKQQTPASSIKQQTPKVQTPASAVKQQTPTSAAKQQTPKVQTPASSGKQQTPTSNKKSPSTPASSKNASVAFIPTPFPTKEQVESKEAFSKSWSQPVFGSSASKIDNSGSKKIQRASMGAIKVQTMQVSSSSDDSDDDDVPKNSVFADEEVIVTKGYESGDSMNDEEKEVADENRMHEELGEELGSEDSESPDEDEDYDKDSFIASEGEQELLSYSDDDEHLDDSKSPRVKKTARKSAPGRLVLDSSDESDDEVNVSKKVQSEKKVQKRASLDKSPKASKNTLFEIKSGGNEEETDDNSVPDTEVDEEPMDVDETLALDVSLKQNRSLKVVQSSGSEIELPKATAEQIAAAKNSLINAARKIRPNIKPAVPTIVEKVESELAETEDCSTDDEKAANQSMNQTMKEYSSDTDSLEDPLDQSLTNETESAKRKRRRTGSLDESVAQPVKRTKLNVSLVSEEKLDTILEKCNEILRSKKEEKKKNKLIHKKEKEEKKKRKELAKQKEEEEGSDEGHDESLKKKKKKQKIGRKYNKDIEESTSTKQEEISQAVKRSQEILEKKRERKRLKKQAKLEKAKEEGIDLTKKPKNDKENLSNNKHEKQDEKPKKPKTLLTAFEVKQQLLQQQESTGVENGVKEKRDKNKSKKDEVVAVKAVPDKENSNIDDAKQKKKKKTKKVLEPVQESNHSDGSPTSPPAKKRMLSILNPKGSLNKQGFVVDPVTPDLERLKRNRGFVEEPVTPKPIGFKVQTMMPSGEEFVKKANKKRKRAERDIPEPSRLPPKPVWTASGAFEEIDVNDSSDFIPLSTKARSATQFGVSVLNKKQTKENTNGASNGLSSFKMKALYNDKARMRESSKDIARKLKKQKLHKKFSA; from the exons ATGCCAGTCGAGGATAAATCAGAGGAGATCGATTCTCCGAAAAAAACGCGAG GTGGGAAAGTAGCAGTTAAGACGGAAAATATTTCGCCAAGCGAGCAATCTGGAACTCCTGCAAGACGAGTCACTCGTCGAACATCACAACTCGATGACAACAACGATGACGAAGTAGTGGCATCGCCTGCTATTGGTACACGACGCAGCACACGAACACGCAAAAACACGACAGATGAGGCAGTTGACACTCCTGGACGTCGCAATACGCGACGCACATCGGTAGAACCAGCAGCTCCCGCCCAAGTTGGAACACCGCAACGGCGAACAACCCGCGCATCCAGCATTCAATCCGAAGACGGAAATTCTTCTGCGGTTCCGGGTCAAAAACAACCAACACAAGCCACAATCCAGGAGGAAGATTTGCCAGTGGGTCGTCGAACCAGAGCTTCCAGTGTCACATCAGATGATGGCAGTGTTGCAAATGCGGCGACACCAAAGAAACGAGGTCGCAAAAGTTTGGCAGCAAATGTCAAAATCATCGAGCCTGTCATCGAAGAAATTGAGGAGAATCACAGTCCTTCCCGGCCAACCACACGTTCAATGTCAAATTCGCCTGCAAATGTTTCCGAAAAGACATCTTCGCCACTGAAACCAAAGTCACCGCTTGTGACAAAGACACCCGAGGTCATCAAAGAGGAAGATAATGCAGACGAAACAATCAAAACTATCGCAAAAGACATCAGTCAAAAGTTATCGAATGACATGCTAGAGTCGCCTGACATGTTTTCATCGCCTGCTGCGTCGAAGACAAAGAATGATAATTCGTTGCTGTTGTCTTCTGGAAAGAAAAATGCAAACACTCCAGACCGATCGGTTGTTGAGCCAATGACACCCAACGGAAAAACGCCAAAAAGTTCCAAAAACACTCCAACATCAGCGGCTAAACAACAAACTCCGAAGACTCAAACTCCAGCATCTGCGGTTAAGCAACAAACTCCAGCATCTTCGATTAAGCAACAAACGCCGAAGGTTCAAACTCCAGCATCTGCGGTTAAGCAGCAAACACCAACTTCAGCGGCTAAGCAACAAACTCCAAAGGTTCAAACTCCAGCATCTTCTGGTAAACAGCAGACGCCTACATCCAACAAAAAGTCGCCAAGTACTCCCGCATCGTCGAAAAATGCATCGGTTGCCTTCATTCCAACTCCGTTTCCGACAAAGGAACAAGTCGAGAGCAAAGAGGCCTTCTCAAAGTCTTGGAGTCAACCGGTCTTTGGAAGTTCCGCCTCGAAAATCGATAATAGTGGCAGCAAAAAGATTCAACGAGCCAGTATGGGTGCAATTAAAGTACAAACGATGCAAGTGTCAAGCAGTTCGGACGATTCCGATGACGACGATGTGCCCAAGAATTCGGTTTTTGCCGATGAAGAGGTCATTGTCACCAAAGGGTACGAATCTGGCGATTCAATGAATGACGAGGAAAAAGAAGTGGCAGACGAAAATCGAATGCATGAAGAGTTAGGAGAGGAACTTGGATCCGAAGACTCGGAATCGCCTGACGAAGACGAAGATTATGACAAAGATTCCTTCATCGCATCCGAAGGAGAACAGGAACTTCTTAGTTACAGTGACGACGATGAGCATTTAGACGATTCCAAGAGTCCACGAGTGAAAAAGACGGCACGTAAATCCGCTCCTGGCAGATTGGTGTTGGACAGTTCCGATGAATCCGACGACGAAGTCAACGTttcgaaaaaagttcaaagcgAAAAGAAAGTACAAAAGCGCGCTTCCTTAGATAAATCGCCAAAAGCTTCGAAAAATACTTTATTCGAGATCAAATCGGGTGGCAACGAAGAAGAAACCGATGATAATTCCGTTCCAGACACAGAAGTTGACGAGGAGCCTATGGATGTTGATGAAACACTCGCTTTGGACGTTTCGTTGAAACAAAATCGCTCTCTCAAGGTTGTCCAATCATCCGGATCTGAAATAGAACTACCAAAAGCCACTGCTGAGCAAATCGCCGCTGCCAAAAATAGTCTTATCAATGCAGCACGGAAGATTCGTCCCAACATCAAGCCCGCTGTTCCAACCATCGTCGAAAAAGTTGAATCTGAACTTGCAGAAACGGAAGATTGCTCGACTGATGACGAAAAGGCTGCCAATCAAAGCATGAATCAGACCATGAAAGAATATTCTTCGGACACCGATTCTTTGGAAGATCCATTGGACCAAAGTCTAACAAATGAGACAGAAAGTGCCAAACGTAAACGTCGTCGTACAGGATCACTAGACGAATCAGTCGCGCAGCCAGTTAAGAGAACCAAATTGAATGTCAGTCTTGTGTCGGAGGAAAAATTGGACACGATTTTGGAGAAATGCAACGAAATTCTCAGGAGCAAGAAGgaggaaaagaaaaagaacaaactgattcacaaaaaagaaaag gaggagaagaagaaaagaaaggaGCTGGCGAagcaaaaagaagaagaagagggaTCCGATGAAGGCCACGATGAGTCtctcaagaagaaaaagaagaagcaaAAGATTGGTCGCAAATACAACAAGGATATTGAAG agtCAACATCGACCAAGCAAGAAGAAATCTCGCAAGCCGTAAAGCGCAGCCAGGAGATCCTCGAAAAGAAGCGTGAACGCAAACGATTGAAGAAACAAGCAAAACTTGAAAAGGCCAAGGAAGAAGGAATCGATTTGACCAAGAAGCCCAAAAACGACAAAGAGAATTTATCGAATAACAAACACGAAAAGCAAGATGAAAAACCCAAGAAGCCCAAAACTCTCTTGACCGCATTCGAGGTGAAGCAACAACTTTTGCAACAACAAGAATCCACAGGTGTCGAGAACGGTGTAAAGGAAAAACGTGACAAAAACAAGTCGAAGAAAGATGAAGTTGTTGCTGTGAAAGCGGTTCCGGACAAGGAAAACAGCAACATTGATGACgcaaagcaaaagaaaaagaagaagacgaagaaagtGTTGGAACCCGTTCAAGAATCCAATCACAGTGACGGTTCTCCCACATCTCCACCGGCAAAGAAACGCATGCTGAGCATCCTGAATCCCAAAGGATCTTTGAACAAACAAGGATTTGTTGTGGATCCCGTTACGCCCGACCTTGAACGCTTGAAACGCAATCGTGGCTTTGTCGAGGAACCCGTTACGCCCAAACCCATTGGCTTCAAAGTGCAAACCATGATGCCAAGTGGCGAGGAATTCGTAAAGAAAGCCAATAAGAAACGTAAGCGTGCGGAGCGAGACATTCCCGAGCCCAGTCGTCTGCCACCGAAACCTGTCTGGACCGCATCTGGTGCCTTTGAAGAGATTGATGTCAATGATTCGTCTGATTTTATCCCGTTATCGACCAAGGCACGTTCAGCTACGCAATTCGGTGTTTCTGTACTAAACAAAAAACAGACGAAGGAAAACACGAATGGAGCATCAAATGGGCTTTCGAGCTTCAAGATGAAGGCTTTGTACAACGACAAGGCTCGCATGCGAGAGTCCAGTAAAGATATCGCCCGCAAATTGAAAAAGCAGAAACTCCACAAGAAATTCTCAGCCTAG